From a single bacterium genomic region:
- a CDS encoding aminotransferase class I/II-fold pyridoxal phosphate-dependent enzyme codes for MSKKHRLETKCLHAGHTPDTETNSRGVPVYRTSSYVFRDTEHAANLFALKELGNIYSRLMNPTNAVLEERMAALEGGAAALTLASGTSAIHYSVINICKAGDEIVAANDLYGGTYTMFDAIHPQLGIKTTFVDPRKAENFAKAITNKTRLIYLETMGNPVLNVPDFAAIADIAKAHDLPLVVDNTFATPALCNPIAHGANIVCHSLTKWLGGHGTGIGGVAVDAGNFDWTNEKFALYNEPDSSYHGLRYAHDLGDLNPVAFALRMRLVPLRNLGACLSPDNAWMFLQGIETLPLRMERHSSNAMAAAKMLEEHALVDWVRYPGLDNDPTHVTASKYMPNGFGGMIVFGIKGGAAAGKKFIESLQLFSHLANVGDAKSLAIHPATTTHSQLDEDQQAAGGISPELVRLSIGIENIADILEDLEQALASSKA; via the coding sequence ATGTCGAAAAAGCACCGCTTGGAAACGAAATGTCTCCATGCCGGCCACACGCCGGATACCGAGACAAACTCCCGGGGAGTGCCTGTCTATCGCACTTCGTCGTACGTCTTCCGGGACACGGAGCACGCAGCAAACCTGTTTGCTCTGAAGGAACTCGGGAACATTTATTCCCGCCTGATGAACCCGACAAATGCCGTGCTGGAGGAGCGAATGGCTGCCCTGGAGGGAGGGGCTGCTGCCTTGACGCTCGCGTCGGGAACGAGCGCGATCCACTACTCGGTCATCAACATCTGCAAGGCCGGCGACGAGATTGTCGCGGCCAATGACCTGTACGGCGGCACTTACACGATGTTCGACGCGATTCACCCGCAATTGGGGATCAAGACGACGTTCGTCGATCCTCGCAAAGCGGAGAACTTTGCAAAGGCCATCACCAACAAGACCCGCTTGATCTACCTGGAAACGATGGGCAACCCGGTCCTCAACGTGCCGGATTTCGCGGCCATTGCGGACATCGCAAAGGCTCACGATCTGCCTCTCGTTGTGGACAACACATTCGCCACCCCGGCGCTCTGCAATCCGATCGCACATGGCGCAAATATCGTTTGCCACTCCCTGACCAAATGGCTCGGTGGCCACGGCACGGGGATCGGCGGCGTCGCTGTCGATGCTGGCAACTTCGATTGGACGAACGAGAAGTTCGCTCTCTACAACGAGCCCGATTCCTCCTACCACGGGCTGCGCTATGCACACGACCTCGGGGATTTAAATCCCGTGGCGTTCGCACTTCGTATGCGCCTCGTTCCGTTGCGCAACCTGGGCGCCTGCCTCTCGCCGGATAATGCCTGGATGTTCCTGCAGGGCATCGAGACGCTGCCGCTGCGGATGGAGCGCCACAGTTCGAACGCCATGGCCGCCGCGAAGATGCTGGAAGAGCATGCCCTCGTCGATTGGGTGCGCTACCCTGGCCTGGACAATGATCCGACGCACGTCACTGCCAGCAAGTACATGCCGAACGGCTTCGGTGGAATGATCGTCTTTGGAATCAAGGGCGGCGCAGCAGCCGGCAAGAAGTTCATCGAGAGCCTGCAGCTCTTCAGCCACCTGGCAAACGTTGGCGATGCAAAGAGCCTCGCCATTCACCCCGCGACGACGACGCACAGTCAGCTCGACGAGGACCAGCAGGCCGCCGGCGGCATCTCGCCGGAGCTCGTGCGCCTTTCCATCGGCATCGAAAACATCGCCGACATTCTGGAAGATCTGGAGCAGGCCCTGGCCTCATCGAAAGCATGA
- a CDS encoding homoserine O-acetyltransferase, producing the protein MTRLQETKTQFCEIATSEDPFVLQDGSTLGPCVVAYETYGELNEDRSNAILIFHALTGSHHAAGFDPIGPGNEFWKDEVQQGWWEGFIGPGLAVDTNRYYVICANYLGGCYGTTGPATVDPVTGDPYGSRFPWPSVSDIVDSQVRLLDKLGIQTLLGAIGGSMGGFCTMDLAVRYPDRVKVVIPIASGLRATVLSKVHNFEQIYAIQEDPDFQNGDYYDGPRPERGLILARMIAHKTYVSLSVMEERARGEVVQPTDLLSGYNLQHRIESYMLHQGRKFVQRFDPNSYLRIVNAWQAFDLPKQQADGDSTQALSTCQGQNWLVFTIDSDVSFYYDEQAEIAQALRANGIPFQYITVHSEKGHDSFLLEPDLFTPHIHFMLAKNS; encoded by the coding sequence ATGACCCGTTTGCAGGAAACAAAGACGCAGTTCTGCGAGATCGCCACAAGCGAGGACCCCTTCGTGCTGCAAGACGGCAGCACGTTGGGGCCTTGCGTGGTGGCGTACGAAACCTACGGCGAATTGAACGAGGATCGAAGCAACGCGATCCTGATCTTTCATGCGCTGACCGGCAGCCACCATGCCGCGGGCTTTGATCCTATCGGACCGGGCAATGAATTCTGGAAGGATGAGGTTCAGCAGGGCTGGTGGGAAGGCTTCATCGGTCCCGGCCTGGCCGTCGATACGAACCGCTACTACGTGATCTGCGCAAATTACCTGGGCGGGTGTTACGGAACAACGGGTCCGGCCACTGTCGATCCTGTGACCGGCGATCCGTACGGCAGCCGTTTCCCTTGGCCGAGCGTCTCCGACATCGTCGATTCCCAGGTTCGTTTGCTTGACAAACTCGGGATCCAGACCCTCCTCGGTGCGATTGGCGGTTCGATGGGTGGTTTCTGCACGATGGATCTGGCCGTGCGTTACCCGGACCGAGTCAAAGTCGTTATTCCCATCGCCAGCGGCCTTCGAGCGACGGTGCTCAGCAAGGTCCACAATTTCGAGCAGATCTACGCCATCCAGGAGGACCCAGACTTCCAGAATGGCGACTACTACGACGGTCCTCGGCCGGAGCGCGGCCTGATCCTGGCCCGGATGATCGCGCACAAGACGTACGTTTCGCTCAGCGTCATGGAGGAACGTGCCCGTGGCGAGGTCGTTCAGCCGACGGACCTCCTTTCGGGCTACAATCTGCAGCATCGGATCGAGTCGTACATGCTGCACCAAGGTCGGAAATTCGTCCAGCGCTTCGATCCGAATTCGTATCTGCGGATTGTCAACGCCTGGCAGGCCTTCGACTTGCCCAAGCAGCAAGCCGATGGCGATTCGACTCAGGCCCTCTCGACGTGCCAGGGGCAGAATTGGCTCGTCTTCACGATCGATTCGGATGTGTCGTTCTACTATGACGAGCAGGCGGAAATCGCCCAGGCGCTGCGGGCAAACGGAATCCCGTTCCAGTACATCACCGTACACAGCGAGAAAGGCCACGACTCCTTCCTGCTCGAACCGGACCTCTTTACGCCGCATATCCACTTCATGTTGGCGAAGAATTCGTAG
- a CDS encoding Stp1/IreP family PP2C-type Ser/Thr phosphatase, which translates to MTRGKLRIQAAGLSDRGLKRGHNEDSLSVVPDIGLFIVADGMGGHNAGEVASRQAIESIVDFLRKATNDTDLTWPFPQQPDLDRVENTIVAAVKLANRDVCNLSLEHQEYSGMGTTLVAMLIDENCSRVSIAHVGDSRCYRLRDGKFEQLTLDHSWVSEQLQKNIITAEEAKNHRWKNVITRALGNKLDVEVDVQTEDIHSGDLFLLCSDGLSSMIEDEAIESVVLEKPDLEECIHGLIRAANNSGGLDNISVILVRFLDAEDGDAPSEASSAPDPEDTDA; encoded by the coding sequence ATGACCCGAGGAAAACTCCGAATTCAGGCGGCCGGACTCAGCGACCGGGGCCTGAAACGTGGTCATAACGAGGACAGCCTGTCCGTCGTTCCAGATATCGGCCTCTTTATCGTCGCAGACGGTATGGGCGGCCACAACGCCGGCGAAGTCGCCAGCCGCCAAGCTATTGAGTCGATCGTCGATTTCCTGCGTAAGGCGACCAACGACACCGATCTCACCTGGCCGTTTCCCCAGCAGCCGGATCTGGACCGCGTTGAGAATACAATTGTAGCGGCGGTCAAGCTCGCCAATCGCGACGTCTGTAACCTTTCGCTGGAGCACCAGGAATACAGCGGCATGGGGACGACACTGGTCGCCATGCTGATCGACGAGAACTGCTCGCGCGTTTCGATCGCCCACGTTGGCGATTCTCGCTGCTATCGCTTGCGTGACGGGAAATTCGAGCAACTGACCCTCGATCACTCCTGGGTCTCGGAGCAGTTGCAGAAGAATATCATTACCGCCGAAGAGGCGAAGAATCACCGCTGGAAGAACGTCATTACCCGCGCCCTGGGCAACAAGCTGGACGTGGAAGTCGACGTTCAGACAGAGGACATTCACTCCGGCGATCTCTTCCTTCTTTGCTCCGATGGGCTTTCCAGCATGATTGAGGATGAAGCCATTGAGAGCGTTGTCCTCGAGAAGCCCGACCTGGAAGAATGCATCCACGGCCTGATTCGTGCGGCGAATAACTCCGGCGGCCTCGACAATATTTCGGTGATCCTGGTCCGCTTCCTGGATGCGGAGGATGGCGACGCCCCGTCCGAGGCCAGTTCGGCGCCCGACCCCGAGGATACCGACGCCTGA
- a CDS encoding type II and III secretion system protein encodes MMKRSILPITALLFGTAALPALAPAQTRAEFEIQSEVPASAASNSEFPWYSKYYDTTQDVLLRTTRQKNNYIVKTFPIYNTDAIEIQSYLLRSTAFENAVVEVMGKEGVVDPKTGKDVQFLIVTAPDFMMPGITETVELTDVEGFVFFDGTGATNENGVPGALTYVGKHRTASQLISILGGTELGNVGAFLFPPFADNTLNTVYVVENPTDIADDLAALAAFDKPPLQVEIKATVYELSDGDGSTLGLDWSAWKRWVSGNFNFTYGNSFDSTVVKSYSALLDLNAAVLTEFLEYLVDEGKANIVTQTSITATNDFDPSDATGQPGRVARIFSGNILPFYLNDSATADVPVSPERKDVQEGVELLITPYIASQSVSLDVDVTVNSLIGYVPETHYPIISAQEATSFNNLGFGETMVIGGLERTVTITEETGFPLLKDIPVAGYLFKKESKATRKSKLIITLTPTLKQYNETDEVNLTMY; translated from the coding sequence ATGATGAAGCGTTCGATTCTTCCAATCACCGCTTTGCTGTTTGGCACGGCCGCGCTACCCGCATTGGCACCCGCTCAGACTCGCGCAGAGTTTGAAATCCAGTCAGAGGTTCCAGCCTCTGCTGCAAGCAACTCAGAATTCCCGTGGTACTCCAAGTACTACGACACGACCCAGGACGTGCTGCTGCGCACGACCCGTCAGAAGAACAACTACATCGTCAAGACCTTCCCCATCTACAATACCGACGCCATCGAGATTCAGTCCTACCTGCTTCGCTCCACGGCTTTCGAAAACGCCGTCGTCGAAGTGATGGGCAAGGAAGGCGTTGTCGACCCGAAGACCGGCAAGGACGTTCAATTCCTGATCGTCACGGCACCGGACTTCATGATGCCTGGCATCACCGAAACCGTCGAACTGACCGACGTCGAAGGCTTCGTGTTCTTCGACGGCACCGGCGCCACCAATGAGAATGGCGTTCCGGGTGCTTTGACCTACGTTGGCAAGCACCGCACGGCCAGCCAGTTGATCAGCATTCTCGGCGGCACGGAACTCGGCAACGTCGGCGCATTCCTGTTCCCGCCATTCGCGGACAACACGCTGAACACCGTCTACGTCGTAGAAAACCCCACGGACATCGCCGACGACCTGGCCGCACTGGCTGCTTTCGACAAGCCGCCTCTGCAGGTGGAGATCAAAGCCACCGTCTACGAACTCAGCGACGGCGACGGCTCGACGCTCGGCCTTGACTGGAGCGCGTGGAAGCGCTGGGTCTCCGGCAACTTCAACTTCACCTACGGCAACAGCTTCGATTCGACGGTCGTGAAGTCCTACTCCGCGCTGCTTGATCTGAACGCTGCCGTCCTCACCGAGTTCCTCGAGTACCTCGTGGACGAGGGCAAAGCCAACATCGTTACGCAGACCTCCATTACTGCCACGAACGACTTCGATCCGAGCGATGCCACCGGCCAGCCGGGCCGCGTCGCGCGAATCTTCAGCGGCAACATCCTGCCGTTCTATCTGAACGACAGCGCTACCGCCGACGTTCCCGTCTCTCCCGAGCGCAAGGATGTCCAGGAAGGCGTCGAACTGCTGATCACCCCGTACATCGCCTCGCAGAGCGTCAGTCTTGACGTCGACGTGACGGTCAACAGCCTGATCGGCTACGTCCCCGAGACGCACTACCCGATCATCAGCGCCCAGGAAGCAACATCGTTCAACAACCTCGGCTTCGGCGAGACGATGGTCATCGGTGGCCTCGAGCGCACAGTTACCATCACCGAAGAGACTGGCTTCCCCTTGCTGAAGGACATCCCCGTCGCCGGTTACCTGTTCAAGAAGGAATCCAAGGCAACCCGCAAGTCGAAGCTGATCATCACGCTGACCCCGACACTCAAGCAGTACAACGAGACTGATGAAGTCAATCTGACGATGTACTGA
- the pssA gene encoding CDP-diacylglycerol--serine O-phosphatidyltransferase — MKRSPSRPVYVIPNLLTSAALFSGLCSLIMASHGEYIRACYLILLAAVLDGLDGPVARWTRTSSSFGLQFDSLADVVSFGVAPAFLMYTKLHAIDEAISLPNWAPRMAIGVSTLYAITGAIRLARFNVQVEDEEKTHFTGLPIPAAAGTVISTFLVIEVYQLPDRASLHRAIMVLMVVLSYLMVSTIPFPSLKGIHRRTRRSFRMLVTVVFAIWLMIMFHQHIPAFAFLGFLGYLIYSLTTAIRTKRRLASFSPGEILTPVPLDGKDEDQK; from the coding sequence ATGAAGCGAAGTCCATCCAGACCCGTCTATGTAATCCCCAACCTGCTGACCAGCGCCGCGCTGTTCAGCGGGCTCTGCTCGCTGATCATGGCGTCCCACGGCGAGTATATCAGGGCCTGCTACTTGATCCTGCTGGCAGCCGTGCTGGATGGCCTGGATGGACCGGTCGCACGATGGACTCGAACCTCCAGTTCCTTCGGCCTCCAATTCGACTCGCTCGCGGATGTGGTCTCATTCGGCGTGGCTCCGGCTTTCCTGATGTACACCAAGCTCCACGCCATCGACGAGGCGATCAGCCTGCCCAACTGGGCACCGCGCATGGCCATCGGCGTGAGTACGCTCTACGCCATCACCGGGGCGATCCGCCTGGCGCGTTTCAATGTGCAGGTCGAGGACGAGGAAAAGACCCATTTCACCGGCCTTCCGATTCCGGCTGCGGCCGGTACGGTAATTTCCACCTTTCTGGTGATCGAGGTCTACCAACTCCCCGATCGCGCCAGCCTGCATCGTGCGATCATGGTACTGATGGTTGTACTTTCCTATCTGATGGTCAGCACCATCCCGTTCCCGAGCCTGAAAGGCATCCATCGCCGTACGCGGCGTTCCTTTCGCATGCTCGTTACCGTCGTGTTCGCGATCTGGCTGATGATCATGTTCCACCAGCACATCCCCGCCTTTGCCTTCCTGGGCTTCCTGGGTTATCTGATCTACTCCCTGACCACCGCTATTCGGACCAAGCGCAGGCTCGCCTCGTTCTCACCCGGCGAGATTCTGACGCCCGTGCCGCTCGACGGGAAGGACGAGGACCAGAAGTGA
- the tgt gene encoding tRNA guanosine(34) transglycosylase Tgt, whose protein sequence is MTSPFQFTVQATDGTARRGLFKTPHGDVQTPCFMPVGTKATVKALTPRDLREMGSQIILANTFHLHLRPGEDVVEELGELHGFMRYDGPILTDSGGFQVFSLADLRKVDEQGVAFRSPIDGKLIELTPEKAMGIQRKLGSNICMAFDECPTAVMAGEELRHSTERTLRWLERCLSVELKPHQTIFPIVQGGMEADLRSESASRTVGLASDARGFAIGGLSVGETRDVTYRMLEVSVAELPKDRPRYMMGVGTPEDLIWAVERGVDLFDCVLPSRNARNARVSHPDGPMNLRNAMYARDPRPIQEDCDCPACAGGFSRGYQHHLHKQKEILASILATQHNVRSLLRMCEEMRLAIEAGEWADFKSRYFRDKQSTPN, encoded by the coding sequence GTGACATCGCCCTTCCAGTTCACCGTTCAAGCCACCGACGGAACGGCCCGCCGTGGCTTGTTCAAAACACCGCACGGAGACGTACAGACGCCGTGCTTCATGCCCGTGGGAACAAAGGCAACGGTGAAGGCGCTGACGCCTCGCGATTTGCGCGAGATGGGATCGCAGATCATCCTCGCCAACACCTTTCATCTGCATCTCCGCCCTGGCGAAGATGTCGTGGAAGAACTCGGCGAGTTGCATGGCTTCATGCGTTACGACGGGCCGATCCTGACGGACTCCGGCGGCTTTCAGGTCTTTAGTCTGGCCGATCTTCGCAAGGTCGACGAGCAGGGCGTCGCATTTCGTTCTCCAATCGACGGCAAACTGATCGAGCTCACGCCCGAGAAAGCCATGGGCATTCAGCGCAAACTTGGCTCGAACATCTGCATGGCATTCGACGAGTGCCCGACGGCCGTCATGGCGGGGGAGGAGTTACGCCATTCTACCGAGCGCACGTTGCGCTGGCTGGAACGTTGCCTTTCGGTAGAGCTGAAACCACACCAAACGATCTTCCCGATCGTGCAGGGTGGCATGGAAGCCGACCTGCGCTCTGAGTCCGCATCGCGCACAGTGGGACTTGCTTCGGACGCGCGCGGGTTTGCAATTGGCGGCTTGTCGGTCGGCGAAACGCGCGACGTGACCTACCGAATGCTGGAAGTCTCCGTCGCGGAATTGCCGAAGGATCGTCCGCGTTACATGATGGGCGTTGGCACGCCGGAAGATCTGATTTGGGCGGTCGAACGCGGCGTGGATCTGTTTGACTGCGTCCTGCCGTCCCGCAATGCGCGCAATGCGCGCGTCTCTCATCCGGATGGACCGATGAATCTCCGCAACGCGATGTACGCGCGCGATCCGCGTCCGATTCAGGAAGATTGCGATTGTCCCGCATGTGCCGGCGGATTCTCTCGCGGCTATCAGCATCATCTGCACAAGCAGAAAGAGATCCTTGCCAGCATCCTGGCCACGCAACACAACGTGCGTTCATTGCTGCGCATGTGCGAAGAAATGCGTCTCGCCATCGAAGCCGGGGAATGGGCCGACTTCAAGTCACGTTACTTCCGCGACAAACAGAGCACCCCCAACTGA
- the ruvC gene encoding crossover junction endodeoxyribonuclease RuvC: MRILGIDPGLASTGVGVIERQGEVWRLVDSREVRTSSSAALPGRLQKIHNLVAGEIDAYQPQSVAIESIFFAKNVRSAVLMAHGRGVAILAASTQRLPVFEYSPLEIKQSVLGNGRASKTQVMQMVKVLLGLEKLPASDHQADALACALAHAYRSESKARLAQGDDSTDASGTEDAKALLALAKRSRHRRRR; this comes from the coding sequence ATGAGGATTCTAGGGATCGATCCCGGCTTGGCAAGCACAGGTGTCGGAGTCATCGAGCGCCAAGGCGAAGTCTGGCGCCTCGTGGACTCTCGCGAGGTGCGGACATCCTCCTCGGCTGCCCTGCCCGGGCGCCTGCAGAAGATTCACAATCTCGTCGCGGGCGAGATTGACGCGTATCAACCACAGTCTGTTGCGATCGAATCGATCTTCTTTGCCAAGAACGTCCGAAGTGCCGTCCTGATGGCTCACGGCCGCGGCGTGGCGATCCTAGCGGCTTCGACCCAGAGACTGCCGGTGTTCGAATATTCTCCGCTCGAAATCAAGCAGTCCGTCCTCGGCAACGGACGCGCCTCGAAGACCCAGGTCATGCAGATGGTCAAGGTTCTACTGGGGCTGGAGAAACTGCCGGCCTCGGATCACCAGGCCGACGCGCTGGCCTGTGCGCTGGCGCATGCCTATCGATCCGAATCGAAGGCACGCCTGGCCCAGGGCGATGATTCAACCGATGCAAGCGGGACGGAGGATGCGAAGGCGTTGTTGGCCCTGGCGAAACGTTCTCGCCATCGGCGACGGCGCTAG
- the dxs gene encoding 1-deoxy-D-xylulose-5-phosphate synthase → MSHSHAEPLGQAGAKADHAVEAVAEQAILPRIKGPEDVRQLTVPQLTQLAKEVRHRIIDVIARKGGHFGAPLGAVDIAVALLHQYDLPRDKVVWDVGHQAYAWKILTGRNDDFETIRQYNGLSGFLKRAENDSDSFGAGHASTSISAALGMALARDHQGETNRVAAVIGDGAMTGGMAYEAMNNAGLRKTRMLVVLNDNEMSISKNVWVVHEMFRKAVTHNWYKQFRKDVIGLIKKVAPDTFLGWAHRVEESIKGMIVPGMFFEEMGFRYIGPVDGHDVEALVETLNSIKDLDGPILLHAITQKGKGYKYAEDDPIKYHAASNMKVETGVMAKKKGPPAYTKVFGKSLVKLGETNDRIVGITAAMDSGTGLDLFGEKFPDRFYDVGIAEECAVTMAAGMACEGLKPVCAIYSTFLQRAFDQIIHDVALQKLPVFFVLDRGGLVGADGPTHHGVFDLSYLRIIPNMVIMAPKDEAELRDMTRTGVEHADGPIAVRYPRGAGSGVDFSGPSQTIPIGQGEILSRGRRVALIGIGNMVDAFEKTAEILADRLGHPVTVVNARFVKPLDRALLLELAETHDFLFTAEDNALAGGFGSAVNELLTEEEAPVRATCFGIPDRFVDHGSPTQLFEELGLMPNQMANAILDRVQEAVPSEVSK, encoded by the coding sequence ATGTCGCATTCCCACGCAGAACCCCTCGGTCAGGCCGGCGCGAAAGCCGACCATGCCGTCGAGGCGGTCGCAGAGCAGGCTATTCTGCCTCGCATCAAGGGCCCGGAAGACGTCCGTCAGCTTACCGTCCCCCAACTGACGCAGCTTGCAAAGGAAGTCCGCCACCGGATCATCGATGTGATCGCGCGCAAGGGTGGGCACTTCGGAGCGCCGCTCGGAGCGGTGGATATCGCCGTTGCGCTCCTGCATCAGTACGATCTGCCGCGCGACAAGGTCGTGTGGGACGTGGGGCACCAGGCCTACGCCTGGAAGATCCTGACCGGCCGGAATGACGATTTTGAGACCATTCGCCAGTACAACGGGCTGTCAGGCTTCCTGAAGCGCGCTGAGAACGATTCCGATTCATTCGGAGCAGGGCACGCTTCGACATCGATCTCTGCGGCGCTGGGAATGGCGCTGGCCCGGGATCACCAGGGCGAGACGAACCGAGTGGCGGCCGTGATCGGCGATGGCGCGATGACGGGCGGCATGGCCTACGAGGCGATGAACAACGCCGGTCTGCGAAAGACGCGAATGCTGGTCGTTCTGAACGACAATGAGATGTCGATCAGCAAGAACGTCTGGGTCGTGCACGAGATGTTCCGCAAGGCCGTGACGCACAACTGGTACAAGCAATTCCGCAAAGACGTCATCGGCCTGATCAAGAAGGTCGCGCCGGACACGTTCCTGGGTTGGGCACACCGCGTTGAGGAGTCCATCAAGGGCATGATCGTGCCCGGGATGTTCTTCGAGGAAATGGGCTTCCGCTACATTGGCCCGGTCGATGGGCATGATGTCGAGGCGCTGGTCGAGACGTTGAATTCGATCAAGGATCTGGACGGGCCGATTCTGCTGCATGCCATCACGCAGAAGGGCAAAGGCTACAAGTACGCAGAGGACGATCCAATCAAGTACCACGCAGCCTCCAATATGAAAGTCGAGACCGGCGTGATGGCGAAGAAGAAGGGCCCGCCTGCTTACACGAAGGTCTTCGGCAAGTCGCTCGTGAAGCTCGGCGAAACCAACGATCGCATTGTCGGCATCACTGCAGCGATGGACAGCGGCACGGGACTCGACCTCTTTGGCGAGAAATTCCCGGATCGTTTCTATGATGTTGGCATCGCCGAGGAGTGCGCCGTCACGATGGCCGCCGGCATGGCGTGCGAAGGTTTGAAGCCTGTGTGCGCGATCTACTCGACGTTCCTGCAGCGCGCCTTCGATCAGATTATTCACGACGTGGCTTTGCAGAAACTGCCGGTGTTTTTCGTTCTCGATCGCGGTGGATTGGTTGGCGCAGACGGACCGACGCATCACGGTGTCTTCGATCTGTCCTACCTGCGCATTATTCCGAACATGGTGATCATGGCCCCGAAGGATGAGGCGGAATTGCGCGACATGACGCGCACCGGTGTCGAGCACGCCGACGGCCCGATTGCAGTGCGCTATCCGCGGGGCGCGGGCAGCGGTGTAGATTTCTCCGGGCCTTCCCAAACGATTCCGATCGGCCAAGGGGAGATCCTCTCTCGTGGGCGCCGCGTGGCTTTGATCGGCATTGGCAACATGGTCGATGCCTTCGAGAAGACGGCGGAGATTCTGGCCGATCGTCTCGGGCATCCGGTCACGGTTGTGAATGCACGCTTTGTGAAGCCGCTGGATCGTGCGCTGCTTCTCGAATTGGCGGAGACACACGACTTCCTCTTCACGGCCGAGGACAATGCGCTGGCCGGTGGATTCGGCTCAGCCGTCAATGAGTTGCTGACCGAAGAAGAGGCGCCCGTGCGCGCAACGTGCTTTGGCATTCCGGATCGTTTCGTCGATCACGGCAGCCCGACGCAGTTGTTCGAGGAGTTGGGTTTGATGCCGAACCAGATGGCGAATGCGATTCTGGACCGCGTGCAGGAAGCCGTGCCGAGCGAAGTCTCGAAGTGA
- the xseB gene encoding exodeoxyribonuclease VII small subunit, translating into MADTKKAKKPQSFEKSLERLEAVVEKLESGEVDLEKAIELYEEGRRVGQECLKRLEELEKRVQIVRENAQGELETEDFEDQEDGF; encoded by the coding sequence ATGGCGGACACGAAGAAAGCAAAGAAACCCCAGTCATTCGAGAAGTCGCTTGAACGCCTGGAGGCGGTCGTCGAGAAGCTGGAAAGCGGCGAGGTGGACCTCGAGAAGGCCATTGAACTGTACGAGGAAGGGCGCCGAGTCGGCCAGGAGTGCCTGAAGCGGCTGGAGGAACTGGAAAAGCGGGTGCAAATCGTCCGCGAGAACGCCCAGGGAGAGTTGGAAACAGAGGATTTCGAGGATCAGGAGGACGGATTCTGA
- a CDS encoding NAD(P)H-dependent oxidoreductase subunit E → MSEATMVPDISRTVQKWRKKRGSLIMALHEIQNAYGYVPRNVSLQLAQLMDVPLARIYEVITFYNYFRLEPPGKNVVSVCMGTACYLKGAKERENEFCEQLGVEEGETTEDGQVHLQSVRCVGCCGLSPVVVVNGETMGKIGPEDVKSIIRKCREEH, encoded by the coding sequence ATGAGTGAAGCCACCATGGTTCCCGACATTTCGCGGACCGTTCAGAAGTGGCGTAAGAAGCGGGGCAGCCTGATCATGGCGCTCCACGAGATTCAGAACGCTTACGGCTACGTGCCGCGCAACGTTTCGTTGCAGCTTGCTCAACTCATGGATGTGCCCCTGGCGCGCATCTATGAGGTGATCACCTTCTACAACTACTTCCGCCTCGAGCCGCCAGGAAAGAACGTCGTCTCCGTCTGCATGGGGACGGCCTGCTACTTGAAGGGCGCAAAGGAACGCGAAAACGAATTCTGCGAGCAACTCGGCGTCGAAGAGGGTGAAACGACCGAGGACGGTCAAGTTCACCTGCAGTCGGTGCGCTGTGTCGGTTGCTGCGGACTATCACCGGTGGTCGTCGTCAACGGCGAGACCATGGGCAAGATCGGCCCCGAGGATGTGAAGTCGATCATCCGCAAATGCCGGGAGGAGCACTAA